A portion of the Jaculus jaculus isolate mJacJac1 chromosome 5, mJacJac1.mat.Y.cur, whole genome shotgun sequence genome contains these proteins:
- the LOC123460762 gene encoding olfactory receptor 2A12-like has protein sequence MLMLPGQNKTWVSEFILLGFSSDPTTNRILFIAFLLLYLSSVLGNGLIVTLICLDTRLHTPMYFFLCILSLMDMGYVTTTMPQMLVHLLSHSQTISFAGCWLQMYVFGALGVTECVLFVVMAYDRYVAICYPLHYTVILSWNLCIRLAAGTLRCGFLASLIHTIHTMWMPYCGPNKVNHYFCEGPSVRNLACMDTHLIEIVDQVLSAIFVAAPLSLIVASYVHTAMAILKIKSTRSHCKAFSTFTSHLTVVTLFYAPATYIYMRPKSSYCPERDKQVSLFYNVFTALLNPVVYSMRNKDINQALVKVMGHGRVN, from the coding sequence ATGCTGATGCTTCCAGGACAGAACAAGACCTGGGTTTCTGAATTCATCTTGCTTGGCTTCTCCAGTGACCCCACGACCAACAGGATCCTTTTCATTGCTTTCCTTCTCCTCTACCTGAGCTCAGTCCTGGGCAATGGGCTCATCGTCACCCTCATCTGCCTGGACACACGTCTCCACactcccatgtacttcttcctctgcaTCCTCTCCCTGATGGACATGGGCTACGTGACCACCACCATGCCTCAGATGTTGGTgcatcttctctctcactctcagacCATCTCCTTTGCTGGGTGCTGGCTGCAGATGTATGTGTTTGGTGCCCTTGGTGTAACTGAGTGTGTCTTGTTTGTGGTCATGGCTTATGACCGGTATGTGGCCATTTGCTACCCACTGCACTACACTGTCATCCTCAGTTGGAACCTGTGCATACGGTTGGCAGCTGGGACATTGAGATGTGGTTTCCTTGCTTCTCTGATCCATACCATACATACAATGTGGATGCCATATTGTGGGCCCAACAAGGTCAACCACTACTTTTGTGAAGGCCCCTCAGTTCGAAACTTAGCTTGCATGGATACCCACCTCATTGAGATTGTGGATCAGGTCCTGAGTGCCATTTTTGTTGCTGCCCCACTTTCCCTCATTGTGGCCTCCTATGTTCATACTGCCATGGCCATTCTCAAGATCAAGTCCACCAGGAGCCACTGCAAGGCTTTCTCTACTTTTACCTCCCACCTAACAGTGGTCACCCTCTTCTATGCTCCAGCCACTTATATCTACATGAGACCCAAGTCCAGCTACTGCCCAGAGAGAGACAAGCAGGTCTCACTCTTTTACAATGTCTTCACAGCCTTGCTCAACCCTGTGGTCTACAGTATGAGGAACAAGGACATTAATCAGGCTTTGGTCAAGGTGATGGGACATGGTAGGGTGAACTAA